The Agrobacterium vitis genome has a segment encoding these proteins:
- a CDS encoding MerR family transcriptional regulator, which yields MTYSAQYLNASEAASRLGVSMKALRLYEQKGLITPVRTTAGWRTYGLAEMARATDIIALRDLGLSLAEVKRVLEGDPQCLEPAFARHQSALERTIRQTAQALEKIRALRQDIAAGTVPSFTDLVGLSRRSGDVRLALDLPWPWGGERFELLDIRPINYIVGPLGCGKTRLAHAIAAALPDAAFLGLDRLEDKGSAAKARLDADLCLRESIERALAWLMEEGAVPSDALTALLVGLEAQGPACLVIDMVEDDLDRATQEALTGYLRHHCSQSRPLFLMTRSASILELDAVTGDEAIIFCPANHSPPSVVAPYPGAPGYEALSTCLASPEVRARSRGVVAFRPHS from the coding sequence GTGACGTATTCCGCTCAATATCTAAATGCTTCCGAGGCAGCGAGCCGACTTGGCGTATCGATGAAGGCCCTGAGGCTCTACGAGCAGAAAGGGTTGATAACGCCGGTTCGCACCACTGCGGGATGGAGGACTTATGGTCTTGCCGAAATGGCCCGCGCCACGGACATCATTGCCCTGCGAGATCTGGGCCTCAGTCTTGCAGAGGTCAAGCGCGTGCTGGAAGGGGACCCGCAATGCCTCGAACCGGCTTTCGCGCGGCATCAGTCCGCGCTTGAACGGACCATCCGGCAGACGGCGCAAGCCCTGGAGAAAATCCGGGCGCTGCGCCAGGATATAGCTGCCGGGACTGTCCCGTCATTCACCGATCTGGTGGGCCTGTCTCGTCGCAGTGGCGACGTTCGGCTTGCCCTGGATCTTCCTTGGCCGTGGGGCGGAGAACGCTTCGAGCTGCTGGATATTCGTCCAATCAATTATATTGTCGGTCCACTCGGATGCGGCAAGACCAGGCTTGCCCATGCCATCGCCGCCGCTTTGCCCGATGCAGCATTTCTTGGTCTGGACCGGCTTGAGGACAAGGGCAGTGCGGCAAAGGCGCGTCTTGATGCCGATCTCTGTTTAAGGGAAAGCATTGAGCGGGCCTTGGCTTGGCTCATGGAGGAAGGGGCTGTTCCTTCTGATGCCTTGACGGCCCTTTTGGTCGGGCTGGAAGCTCAGGGTCCCGCCTGCCTGGTTATCGACATGGTGGAGGATGACCTGGATCGCGCCACGCAGGAGGCGTTGACCGGTTACCTGCGCCATCACTGCTCCCAATCACGCCCGCTGTTTCTCATGACCCGATCGGCGTCAATCCTGGAGCTGGATGCGGTGACGGGGGACGAAGCCATCATTTTTTGCCCGGCGAACCACAGCCCGCCAAGCGTAGTCGCGCCTTATCCCGGTGCGCCCGGCTATGAGGCCCTTTCCACATGTCTTGCCTCACCGGAGGTTCGGGCGCGCAGCCGGGGTGTCGTTGCCTTCAGGCCTCATTCGTAA
- a CDS encoding Lrp/AsnC ligand binding domain-containing protein yields the protein MKPIFVQLQCVPGKTYEVADAIYKAEIVSELYSTSGEYDLLMKVYIEDGQDVGKFVNEQISAVPGVVRSLTTMTFTAF from the coding sequence ATGAAACCCATTTTCGTTCAGCTGCAATGTGTTCCCGGCAAGACCTATGAGGTGGCCGATGCGATCTATAAGGCGGAGATCGTCTCAGAACTTTATTCCACCTCGGGCGAATATGATCTGCTGATGAAGGTCTATATCGAGGATGGGCAGGACGTCGGCAAATTCGTCAATGAGCAGATTTCGGCCGTACCCGGCGTGGTCCGTTCGCTGACGACAATGACGTTTACCGCTTTCTAG
- a CDS encoding aminotransferase, which translates to MPNTLLFQRTGLARPHVTLEAAVTLLKEQYGLEGTVKELGSQQDRNFRVDTGDRRFVLKICRQEYASIELEAQNAALRHLAQIPDAPIAPQPVPSLSGEEIVAVTLSEESYYARLLTYIDGESLSQRSYLAPATMSAIGSFCARMALALADFDHPGLDRDLQWDLRRAGPVTLHLLASVSEPKRRDDVAKAMIVTMRHINPLLGELRLQAVHHDLTGDNIMGAPDAAGRLLPQAVIDFGDLVTGWLVGDLAVTCAALLHQSDGDPFGVLPVIQAFHALYPLNEAEIKALWPLIVARAAVLVASSEQQLSIDPDNDYVSGNLEHEREIFTLATSLPFSVMEAAIFATLGQEPPEERPVLGRLLPGIDPLSVHLTDLSTLSPALIEDDWADAQIDWKLLAKAAADTGVAATRYGECRLSYTRLLSPRMPATFALHVDACLPAGTEAVVPFDCVLKRTSQHFILMAQDLALHIHGLECQFEDGTELQAGTPLGRIAGAEGSVGGLRLQLCRDPDLVPPLFARPDHAYAWRRVCLSPAALFGVDLDAPLPGSEALLATRNQHFASPQKHYYAHPPQIERGFGEHLFDMAGRAYLDMVNNVATVGHGHPRLAHAAWTQWSRLNTNSRFHYRAVAEFSERLASLAPEGLDTVFLVNSGSEAVDLAIRLAWAASGKRNMVSLKEAYHGWTMASDAVSTSIADNPRALETRPDWVWPLTAPNSYRGPHRGPDSAAAYIAEVEKTLEEIDAAGTGLAGFIAESLFGNAGGIALPPGYLQGVYPLIRARGGLCIADEVQVGYGRLGHHFWGFEQQGVIPDIITIAKGMGNGQPLGAVITTKAIADTFEQDGYFFSSSGGSPVSSVIGMTVLDIMRDENLQDNARDVGDFLREKLEDLVAVHPLAGAVHGMGLYLGLELVRNRQTLEPAAQETAAICERLLDLGIIMQPTGDHLNVLKIKPPLCLTYESASFFVAMLDKVLTEGW; encoded by the coding sequence ATGCCAAACACCCTTCTCTTTCAGCGCACCGGGCTTGCGCGGCCTCACGTGACGCTTGAGGCGGCAGTGACCCTGCTGAAAGAGCAGTATGGCCTTGAAGGCACCGTCAAGGAGCTGGGTTCCCAACAGGACCGCAATTTCCGCGTGGATACCGGCGACCGCCGCTTCGTGCTGAAAATCTGCCGCCAGGAGTATGCGAGCATCGAACTGGAAGCCCAGAATGCGGCCTTGCGGCATCTGGCACAAATCCCCGATGCCCCGATAGCCCCGCAACCGGTCCCCTCCCTCAGTGGAGAAGAGATCGTGGCCGTGACCCTCAGTGAGGAAAGCTATTACGCCCGCCTGCTGACCTATATCGACGGCGAATCCCTGAGCCAGCGAAGCTATCTTGCACCTGCGACCATGAGCGCCATCGGCAGCTTTTGCGCCCGCATGGCGTTGGCGCTGGCCGATTTCGACCATCCCGGCCTGGACCGTGACCTGCAATGGGATCTGCGGCGTGCCGGACCGGTCACCTTGCATCTGCTGGCCTCCGTCAGCGAGCCCAAACGCCGTGACGATGTTGCCAAGGCAATGATCGTCACCATGCGTCATATCAATCCGCTGCTGGGCGAGCTGCGCCTTCAGGCCGTGCATCACGATTTGACCGGTGACAACATCATGGGCGCGCCCGATGCCGCCGGTCGGCTTCTGCCACAAGCCGTGATCGATTTCGGTGATCTGGTGACAGGCTGGCTGGTGGGCGACCTTGCCGTGACATGTGCGGCGCTCTTGCACCAGTCCGATGGTGATCCCTTCGGCGTGCTGCCAGTCATCCAGGCTTTTCACGCGCTTTATCCGTTGAATGAAGCCGAGATCAAAGCCCTTTGGCCTCTTATCGTCGCGCGCGCCGCCGTGCTGGTGGCCAGCAGCGAACAGCAATTGTCGATCGATCCCGACAATGATTATGTCTCCGGCAATCTGGAACATGAACGGGAAATTTTCACCCTCGCCACCTCCCTGCCCTTCTCGGTCATGGAAGCAGCGATCTTTGCCACGCTTGGCCAGGAACCACCGGAAGAGCGCCCGGTGCTTGGCCGGCTTCTGCCCGGCATCGATCCGCTCAGCGTGCATCTGACCGACCTGTCCACTCTCAGCCCCGCGCTGATCGAGGACGACTGGGCGGATGCCCAGATCGACTGGAAGCTGCTGGCCAAGGCCGCCGCCGATACCGGCGTTGCCGCGACCCGCTACGGTGAATGCCGCCTGTCCTATACCAGGCTTTTGTCGCCGCGCATGCCAGCAACCTTTGCGCTACATGTCGATGCCTGCTTGCCAGCCGGAACCGAGGCCGTGGTTCCCTTCGATTGCGTGCTAAAGCGCACCAGCCAGCACTTCATTTTGATGGCTCAGGATCTGGCCCTGCATATCCATGGGCTGGAATGCCAGTTTGAAGACGGTACGGAATTGCAGGCGGGAACGCCCCTTGGCCGGATTGCCGGCGCGGAAGGGTCCGTGGGCGGGCTGCGATTGCAGCTTTGCCGCGATCCTGACCTCGTGCCGCCGCTGTTTGCCAGACCCGATCACGCCTATGCCTGGCGGCGCGTCTGCCTGTCGCCCGCCGCCTTGTTCGGCGTCGATCTGGATGCGCCACTGCCAGGCAGCGAAGCCCTGCTTGCGACCCGTAACCAGCATTTTGCCAGCCCGCAAAAGCACTATTATGCCCATCCCCCACAGATCGAGCGTGGTTTTGGCGAACATCTGTTCGACATGGCGGGCCGCGCCTATCTGGACATGGTCAACAATGTCGCCACCGTTGGCCATGGTCATCCCCGTCTTGCCCATGCCGCCTGGACGCAGTGGTCGCGTCTCAACACCAATTCCCGCTTTCATTACCGCGCCGTCGCGGAATTTTCTGAGCGGTTGGCGAGCCTTGCGCCGGAAGGACTGGACACAGTTTTTCTGGTCAATAGCGGCTCGGAAGCCGTGGACCTCGCCATCCGGCTTGCCTGGGCGGCCAGCGGCAAACGCAACATGGTCAGCCTGAAGGAGGCCTATCACGGCTGGACCATGGCGAGCGACGCGGTCTCCACCTCGATTGCCGATAATCCGCGCGCCCTGGAAACCCGCCCGGACTGGGTATGGCCCCTCACCGCCCCCAACAGCTATCGCGGCCCGCATAGAGGGCCGGATAGCGCTGCCGCCTATATCGCTGAGGTGGAAAAAACGCTGGAAGAAATCGATGCCGCCGGTACGGGCCTCGCCGGTTTTATCGCCGAAAGCCTGTTTGGCAATGCCGGTGGCATCGCCTTGCCGCCCGGCTATCTCCAGGGCGTCTATCCCTTGATCCGGGCGCGTGGCGGGCTGTGCATCGCCGATGAAGTTCAGGTCGGCTATGGCCGTCTCGGCCATCATTTCTGGGGTTTCGAGCAGCAGGGCGTCATCCCTGATATCATCACCATCGCCAAGGGCATGGGCAATGGTCAGCCGCTCGGCGCCGTTATCACCACAAAGGCGATTGCCGATACCTTCGAGCAGGACGGTTATTTCTTCTCGTCCTCCGGTGGAAGCCCGGTCAGTTCAGTGATCGGCATGACGGTGCTGGACATCATGCGCGACGAAAACTTGCAGGACAATGCCCGCGATGTCGGCGATTTCCTGCGTGAAAAACTGGAGGATCTGGTTGCCGTCCATCCCCTGGCCGGTGCCGTGCACGGCATGGGGCTTTATCTTGGCCTCGAACTGGTCCGCAACCGCCAGACGCTGGAACCGGCGGCCCAAGAAACCGCCGCCATCTGCGAACGGCTGCTCGACCTCGGCATCATCATGCAGCCGACCGGCGACCATCTCAACGTCCTGAAGATCAAGCCGCCGCTCTGCCTGACCTATGAAAGCGCCAGCTTCTTCGTCGCCATGCTGGACAAGGTCCTAACCGAAGGCTGGTAA
- the purU gene encoding formyltetrahydrofolate deformylase, whose product MTSYVLTVSCPSKRGIVAALSGYLAEMGCNIVDSSQFDDLDTDRFFMRVSFISEQGASREKIEAGLAPIVDNFQMEIGLYDSTERVKVLLMVSRFGHCLNDLLYRWKIGALPIDIVGVVSNHFDYQKVVVNHDIPFHHIKVTKDNKPQAEAQLMELVQQTGTELIVLARYMQVLSDAMCQKMSGKIINIHHSFLPSFKGANPYKQAFERGVKLIGATAHYVTADLDEGPIIEQDVARVTHAQNAEDYVSIGRDVESQVLARAIHAHIHHRTFINGNKSVVFPASPGSYASERMG is encoded by the coding sequence ATGACGAGTTATGTTCTGACGGTATCGTGTCCATCCAAGCGCGGCATTGTCGCGGCCCTTTCCGGGTATCTGGCGGAAATGGGATGCAATATCGTCGACAGCTCGCAATTCGACGATCTCGATACCGACCGTTTTTTCATGCGCGTCAGCTTTATTTCCGAACAGGGGGCAAGCCGCGAAAAGATCGAGGCAGGCCTTGCACCCATTGTCGATAATTTCCAGATGGAGATCGGGCTTTACGATTCGACAGAGCGGGTCAAGGTTCTGCTGATGGTGTCACGCTTCGGCCATTGCCTGAACGACCTGCTGTATCGCTGGAAAATCGGCGCCCTGCCGATCGATATCGTCGGCGTGGTCTCCAACCATTTCGACTACCAGAAGGTCGTGGTCAATCACGATATTCCCTTCCATCACATCAAGGTGACGAAGGACAACAAGCCGCAGGCCGAAGCCCAGCTGATGGAGCTTGTGCAGCAGACCGGTACCGAACTGATCGTGCTGGCCCGTTATATGCAGGTCCTCTCCGACGCGATGTGCCAGAAGATGTCGGGCAAGATCATCAACATCCACCATTCCTTCCTGCCGAGCTTCAAGGGTGCCAATCCTTACAAGCAGGCCTTCGAGCGCGGCGTGAAGCTGATCGGGGCCACCGCGCACTATGTCACCGCCGATCTCGACGAAGGCCCGATCATCGAGCAGGATGTCGCGCGCGTCACCCATGCCCAGAACGCCGAGGATTACGTGTCGATCGGCCGCGATGTGGAAAGCCAGGTTCTCGCCCGCGCCATCCATGCCCATATCCATCATCGCACCTTCATCAACGGCAACAAGAGCGTGGTTTTTCCGGCCAGCCCCGGCTCCTATGCATCAGAACGCATGGGATAG
- a CDS encoding glycoside hydrolase family 5 protein: protein MSVALTLSVAPVIIGQAWAGQACMRGVNLSGAEFGEIGGAPDRAYTYPSAKTIGYFAEKGFNSVRLPFKWERLQPKLKSAFDADELKRLDTAVAQLKAAHVRVVLDPHNFAVYHQKQINSPDVPVDAFADLWMRLAAHYANDQTIVFGLMNEPYDMPASQWLPAANAAIAAIRQVGAKNLILVPGVSWTGAHSWQSDGYGGANGEVMLGVKDPGNNYAYEVHQYFDADFSGTKDECSRAGDAVAAIETFTDWLRKNDKRGYLGEFGAPGAEPCVKGIKDMVGVVEKNPDRWVGWAYWVAGDWWPETEMLNIQPGKSGDRPQLAGLTPYLRDFSAASADCPSLRSR, encoded by the coding sequence ATGTCTGTGGCTCTCACGCTTTCGGTGGCACCGGTCATCATCGGACAAGCGTGGGCCGGTCAGGCCTGCATGCGAGGGGTCAATCTTTCTGGCGCGGAATTCGGTGAGATTGGCGGCGCCCCGGACAGGGCCTATACCTATCCCAGTGCCAAGACCATTGGCTATTTTGCCGAGAAAGGCTTCAATTCTGTAAGGCTTCCCTTCAAGTGGGAACGCCTGCAACCCAAACTCAAGAGTGCTTTCGACGCTGACGAGCTGAAACGACTTGATACAGCCGTTGCACAGCTGAAGGCGGCGCATGTGCGGGTGGTGCTTGATCCTCATAATTTCGCGGTCTATCATCAAAAGCAGATCAATAGTCCGGATGTGCCTGTCGATGCCTTCGCGGATTTGTGGATGCGGCTGGCCGCTCACTATGCCAATGACCAGACCATCGTCTTCGGCTTGATGAATGAGCCCTATGATATGCCTGCCAGCCAATGGCTTCCGGCTGCGAATGCCGCCATTGCCGCCATTCGTCAAGTTGGGGCGAAAAACCTTATTCTCGTGCCGGGCGTGTCCTGGACAGGTGCCCATAGCTGGCAAAGCGACGGCTATGGCGGCGCCAATGGCGAGGTCATGCTGGGCGTGAAGGACCCCGGCAATAATTATGCCTATGAGGTTCACCAGTATTTCGACGCGGATTTTTCCGGCACCAAGGACGAATGCAGCCGGGCAGGCGACGCGGTGGCCGCCATAGAGACCTTCACGGATTGGCTGCGCAAGAATGACAAGCGTGGCTATCTCGGCGAATTCGGCGCGCCGGGCGCAGAACCCTGTGTCAAGGGTATCAAGGACATGGTTGGTGTGGTGGAGAAGAACCCGGATCGCTGGGTCGGTTGGGCCTATTGGGTGGCCGGTGACTGGTGGCCGGAAACCGAAATGCTCAACATCCAGCCCGGCAAGTCCGGTGACAGGCCGCAACTGGCCGGCCTGACCCCTTATCTTCGCGATTTCTCCGCTGCGTCTGCGGATTGCCCGTCCTTGCGGTCCCGATAG